Within the Dolichospermum compactum NIES-806 genome, the region AATCAACAATTCCGCGTAATTCAGTTTGTAATATTTCTAATCCCCCATTAGCATACTCTTCAAATACTTGAGTCCGTTTATCCTCATATTCATCTTCTCTAGAAGCAAGTATTTGGATATCACTTGTCTCAACAATTCCTAATAATTTGATAATTTTGTCATAACCCAGTGAAGCAAAATTTTCTTGTGGAATTGGAGAAGGCTCTCTTTTTGTAGTATCTCCTAAAGGAACACTTTTTTTATACTTTACTCCTAATGCTGCTGCAAATATCATCACCTCCACATAAGTTTGGAAAACTCCCGGTGTTTCTTTAGACGCTAGTAACGATTTGACCAACTCAGCCTTATCTTGAGCAATTTTGATTCTATTTGCCGCCATAATTATAAAATATAGACCCTTAAAATCATAAACCAAACCTAACTAAC harbors:
- a CDS encoding DNA phosphorothioation-associated protein 4, giving the protein MAANRIKIAQDKAELVKSLLASKETPGVFQTYVEVMIFAAALGVKYKKSVPLGDTTKREPSPIPQENFASLGYDKIIKLLGIVETSDIQILASREDEYEDKRTQVFEEYANGGLEILQTELRGIVDYEIQFLLILKKAIDYQENNIEGEFNLTRFLK